The Streptomyces sp. HUAS MG91 sequence CGCATCCTGCGCTCCATGGCGATGTCGGGCTCCGCCCCGCAGTTCACCGCCCGGATGAACCGCAGCCAGGTGCCCTACGGCGGCATCCTGCTGACGGCGGGCGTCGGCGTCCTGGGCGTCGGCCTGAACTACCTGCTGCCGGCCGACGCCTTCGAGATCGTCATCGAGATCTCGTCCATCGGCATCATCGGCACCTGGGTCATGATCATGGTCGCGCACCTGGCGTTCGTCCGCAGGGCCAAGCAGGGCCTGGTCGAGCGTCCGGCGTTCCGGCTGCCCGGCTCCCCGGTGACCGAGATCGTCACGATCGTCTTCCTGGTGCTCGTCCTCGGCCTGATGTGGAACGACGCGGAGACCGGCCGCAAGACGCTCAGCCTGATCCCGGTCGTCGCCGTACTGCTCGTCGTCGGCTGGTTCCGCGCCCGCAAGAACATCGCCCGCAAGGCAGCCGCCGAGCCGCAGACCGGCGCGACGAAGGACGAGTAGCCCGCCGCCGGCCCGAGCCCGAGCGGGCGTACTGACGCTGGCGCGGCCCGGGGGATCCCGGTGACGGTGTACGGCCACGAGGGCTGAGGCGGTGTGAACCGGGCACCGGGCGGGGCGAGTTGGCCGTGCGTACCGTGAGGGTAGGACTCAGGCATGGCCCTGATTTCGTGGGACGTTCACCTCAAAACGGGACAACTGGCCTCCTTTGCCGCCTTGCTGACGACCGCGCTCGTCGGCTCGGCCCGGCTGTGGTCCCGGCGCCCCGAGCCCGCCCGGACCGCCGTGCCGCCCCCGTCCCCGCCCCCGGCGCCGTGTCTGCGGGCGCACGTCGTGCCGACCCACTCCACCCCGGCCGACCCCGCGCACACCGCGGCCGTCACGGACCTGTGCACCCGGGTCTCCGAAGTCGCCTCCGACCTGGCCAAACGGTACGGGAACGAGGAGTAGCCGGACGGCTTGGAGGACCCGGGCGGCACACGGGGTGGAGTCCCGGCGGCCGGGCATCTCCACCTTCCGTTCCACCCGTGGGTCCAGGCGTCACGCGCCCCGGATCAGCAGTCTTGAGGGCATGACAACCACCGACTGGATCACCGACATCGCCCTCGTCCTCGTCGTCTTCCGGCAACTGCGGGAAGGCCGCCTCGACCTCAAGACCTTCCTGATCCCGCTCGGGATCGTGGCCTTCGTGGCCCACAGCTACCTCGACAGCGTGCCCACGGCGGGCAACGACCTGGTGCTGATCGGCACGCTGACGGCCATCGGTGCCGCGCTCGGCATCGCGGGCGGCGTCTACACCCGGATCCGCCCGGCGGGCGGGCACCTGCTGATCAAGGCCGGTGCCGTCTCCGCGGTCCTGTGGGTGCTCGGCATGGGGGCCCGGATGGGCTTCCAGCTGTGGGTCCAGCACGGTGGCGCCGACGACGTGGCCCGCTTCAGCCTCACCCACCACATCACCAGCGATCAGGCCTGGGTCGCGGCCTTCGTCCTGATGGCGCTCACCGAGGTCGTCACACGCCTGGCCACCATCTTCGTCCGGAGCCGGCTGGTGACCCTCGACCGGCGGCAGCCGGCGACCGTGCCGACGCTCGACCGCACGGCCTGACCGTGGGTTATGGTCACGCCGTGCCCGAAGCACCGAGCGCCCCCGAGACCCCGAGCGTCCCCGCCCCCGGGCCGGCTCCGCACCAGGAGCGCGGCCCGCGGGTCGTGCCCACCCAGGACCCCCGGGTGCAGTGGGTCCTGACCCTCGCCGTCATCGTCGCGGGGGTCTGGACGATCCGCCCGCTGGGCCTCAGCGGCCGCGGTCTCGCCGTCGCCGCCCTCCTCCTGGTCAACTGCGTCGCCCTCGCCGCCCGCAACCTGCCCGAGGCCAAGGTCCCGCCACGCCTCGCGCTGATCTGGCTGACCTGCGGCGTCGTCGCCGCGGCCGCACTGATCGGCGTCAGCCGCTCCGGCTCCAGCTACCTCTTCGCGTACTTCCTCGTCGGCCACATCGGCTACCGGCTCCCGCCCCGGCAGGCCCTCGGCCTCGCGGCGCTGTGCAGCCTGCTGTGCGGCGCAGTCCTGTACTTCCGCATCGGCCCCGGCCACAACCTCCTGCCCTGGACGCTCGGCCTCACCACCGGCGGCCCGGTGCTGATGGGCATCGTCAACCGCACCCGCCAGCGCGCCGTCCAGGCCGTGGTGGAGGCCGCCGAGTCCGCGGAGCGCGCCGCGCGCGCCGAGGCGCAGGCCGCCGTCCTCACCGAGCGCGGCCGGATCGCCCGCGACGTGCACGACGTCCTCGCCCACTCCCTGGCGGGCATCAACATGCAGCTGGAACTGGCCGACGCGCTCATCGACACCGGCGACCTGGAGCAGGTCCGCGCGGCGAACAAGAAGGCGCACAGCATGGTGAAGGAGAGCCTGAAACAGGCCCAGTGGACGGTGCACGCGCTCCGCGAGGACTCCCTGCCGCTGCTGGAGAGCCTGACCGCGATGACCGAGTCGTCCGGCCACCACGACGCCCTCACCGTCACCGGGACCGTCCGCGAGGTACCGTCCCGGGTCACCCAGAACCTGCTGCGCATCGCCCAGGAGGCGCTGACCAACGCGGCCCGGTACGCGCCCGGCGGCGAGGTCCGCGTGGAGCTGGCCTTCGCCGCGGCGTCGACGACACTGAGGATCCGCAACGGCCCGGCGACCCGTGCGGTGAGCGCGGGCGTCGGCAGCGGGATGGGACTGATCGGCATGCGGGAACGGGTCGCGCTGCTGCGTGGGACGATCACCGCGGGCCCGGTCACCGACGGACCGGACCAGGGCGGCTGGCAGGTGGAGGCAGTGATCCCCGATGAGTGAAGCGACACAGCAGGACAAGGCGCGGGTGCCGCTGAAGGTCGTCGTGGCCGACGACCAGGCCGCCGTCCGCGAGCCACTCGCCGCGGTCCTCGGACTGGCCGCGGACATCGAGGTCGTCGCGGCCGCCGCCGACGGCACCGAGGTGCTCACCGCGGCCGCCGCC is a genomic window containing:
- a CDS encoding histidine kinase, whose translation is MQWVLTLAVIVAGVWTIRPLGLSGRGLAVAALLLVNCVALAARNLPEAKVPPRLALIWLTCGVVAAAALIGVSRSGSSYLFAYFLVGHIGYRLPPRQALGLAALCSLLCGAVLYFRIGPGHNLLPWTLGLTTGGPVLMGIVNRTRQRAVQAVVEAAESAERAARAEAQAAVLTERGRIARDVHDVLAHSLAGINMQLELADALIDTGDLEQVRAANKKAHSMVKESLKQAQWTVHALREDSLPLLESLTAMTESSGHHDALTVTGTVREVPSRVTQNLLRIAQEALTNAARYAPGGEVRVELAFAAASTTLRIRNGPATRAVSAGVGSGMGLIGMRERVALLRGTITAGPVTDGPDQGGWQVEAVIPDE